A single region of the Kiloniellales bacterium genome encodes:
- a CDS encoding DUF4864 domain-containing protein has product MSNIDIPPRLIGVVFVIASFFLMATAAFAGVDETDERKIRSVIEQQIQAFRADDGDKAFSYASPDIQRKFGSVDRFMSMVKGGYQAVYRPQEVEFLGLKDETGAIIQAVRLVGPDGKTVMAVYTMERQDDGGWKIGGVYLVPFPEESA; this is encoded by the coding sequence ATGAGCAACATCGATATTCCGCCGCGGCTGATCGGCGTCGTCTTCGTTATCGCCTCGTTCTTTCTCATGGCCACCGCCGCTTTCGCCGGCGTCGACGAGACCGACGAGCGGAAGATCCGCTCGGTGATCGAGCAGCAGATCCAGGCCTTCCGGGCCGACGACGGCGACAAGGCCTTCTCCTACGCCTCGCCCGATATCCAGCGCAAGTTCGGTTCGGTCGATAGGTTCATGTCCATGGTCAAGGGCGGCTACCAGGCCGTCTACCGGCCGCAGGAGGTCGAGTTCCTCGGCCTCAAGGATGAGACCGGCGCGATCATCCAGGCGGTGCGCCTGGTCGGGCCCGACGGCAAGACGGTCATGGCCGTCTACACCATGGAGCGCCAGGACGACGGCGGGTGGAAGATCGGCGGCGTCTACCTGGTGCCGTTCCCCGAAGAGAGCGCCTGA